In Deltaproteobacteria bacterium, the following proteins share a genomic window:
- a CDS encoding phosphoribosylaminoimidazolesuccinocarboxamide synthase → MKRLEKLYEGKAKIIYRTDDPALYIQYFKDDASAFDGKKKGTIESKGIFNNKISSRIFEFLREKGVESHYVRRLGDREMLVRRVEIIPVEIVVRNMVAGSLARRMGLEEGAPLPETLVEYYYKSDELGDPMLNAEHIRIFGLAAPEELQAMVATARTVNEHLKRFFDERGIILVDYKLEFGRCDGKVLLADEITPDGCRLWDKKTLKKLDKDRFRRDLGDIEDAYREVLDKVLG, encoded by the coding sequence GTGAAGAGACTTGAAAAACTCTACGAGGGCAAGGCCAAGATAATATACAGGACCGACGATCCCGCGCTCTACATCCAGTACTTCAAGGACGACGCCTCGGCCTTCGACGGCAAGAAGAAGGGCACCATAGAGAGCAAGGGGATCTTCAACAACAAGATATCGTCGCGCATCTTCGAGTTCCTGCGGGAGAAGGGCGTTGAGAGCCACTACGTCAGGAGGCTCGGCGATCGCGAGATGCTCGTAAGGCGCGTGGAGATAATTCCGGTCGAGATAGTGGTGAGGAACATGGTGGCCGGAAGCCTTGCAAGGCGCATGGGCCTTGAGGAGGGCGCGCCGCTGCCGGAGACGCTGGTGGAGTACTACTACAAAAGCGACGAGCTCGGCGACCCCATGCTCAACGCCGAGCACATCCGCATCTTCGGTCTGGCCGCCCCCGAGGAGCTACAGGCCATGGTCGCCACGGCCCGCACGGTGAACGAACACCTCAAGCGTTTCTTCGACGAGCGCGGCATAATCCTTGTCGACTACAAGCTCGAGTTCGGCCGCTGCGACGGCAAGGTGCTCCTCGCCGACGAGATAACGCCCGACGGCTGCCGCCTCTGGGACAAGAAGACGCTCAAGAAGCTCGACAAGGACCGTTTCCGCCGCGACCTCGGCGACATCGAGGACGCCT